In Aspergillus fumigatus Af293 chromosome 4, whole genome shotgun sequence, one genomic interval encodes:
- a CDS encoding ankyrin repeat protein, translated as MTDFPHSSNFPLTSIPTMENTATQLADFPPEIILDIGDHLGLKDLNSFVQTAKLFNTLLSSRLYALGAKHVGETTSPLIHAVQYCPISAVRKLLDNGADPSVFAGKTNAFLAAITRYRPKVLKILVEPGVSASTPITKLKSPLSIAATRWRLAPLRILLNAAPGHYPDEDGAWMGALGRALVKNRVRAARLLLAAAAKTISSPLQGLSVDKIYSVLYRANCEIIRLLVEFGWDPLAQLGMGGLPLHIAAQTGRADLVRLLLSYGADVNARNGQHATPLHLACANGQLGAVELLLNRGADANAATLFRETPLHQCMRFGSLPLLELLLTAGANTSARDETGVSPLHIGISLRKPLEMIVRLIQAGADINALDLHSRTSLFLAAKYGNARLVQALVDAGVDMAIDERAGSTGPELIRQGADPNRVNHPGKSAAYGAIAYNRTEALKFLLESGADVSRLRQDGISLLHDAATHSAMPRLITCLLDYGADPLAITSDGKTALHYAATNDRYKSIPPLLEAGTPIEARDNHGDTALLIAARSSCEGTRELLKRGANVNACDRRGRTPLHHCSSHTDSEICTMLKDAGADITAKDTLGQTPLHSAAAAANSVVCDRLLAAYTAGGLDYMVRDAVGRTVLEIAAITGETRIIENLIHRKVDVNIGFHTDHGKHRGVPALHDAILSCKSEAVACLARGGAEYHCLDVFGRSAIDWASIDHSGDLLRELRRHRLVTSLTSAEEQIAVLKSSVVGLATRILEGDRSNVYTLAKCLQYLDDKQATGAIYAEVDAYCDVCDKLIPKSDIRFICEECPVIDLCLACMAKYEEQNIRIRICQAHQFWRVVVWEHRLPKQMTDGGEGELARAELLKNLIEVYREGAS; from the exons ATGACTGACTTTCCCCATAGTTCCAACTTTCCTCTCACCTCCATCCCCACAATGGAAAACACAGCAACCCAGCTGGCCGACTTTCCTCCCGAGATTATTCTGGACATAGGAGACCATCTCGGGCTGAAGGACCTCAATTCATTTGTCCAGACGGCAAAGCTGTTCAACACTTTGTTGTCTTCCCGACTTTATGCGCTCGGAGCCAAACACGTGGGCGAAACAACATCGCCGCTAATCCACGCGGTCCAGTATTGCCCGATCTCAGCTGTTAGAAAGTTGCTTGACAATGGAGCAGACCCTTCAGTCTTTGCCGGCAAGACCAACGCCTTCCTGGCAGCAATAACGCGCTATAGACCTAAGGTCCTAAAAATCCTCGTTGAGCCTGGCGTTAGCGCATCCACACCGATAACCAAGCTCAAGTCACCCCTGTCAATAGCGGCGACTCGTTGGCGACTAGCGCCACTACGTATCTTATTGAATGCTGCTCCTGGACATTATCCTGATGAAGACGGAGCATGGATGGGGGCGTTGGGCCGTGCGCTAGTGAAGAACCGCGTGCGTGCAGCCCGCCTCCTGTTGGCAGCGGCTGCGAAGACGATCTCCTCACCTCTGCAAGGTTTATCTGTGGACAAGATTTATAGCGTTCTCTACCGAGCAAATTGTGAGATTATCCGGCTGCTGGTCGAGTTTGGCTGGGATCCCCTCGCCCAGTTAGGGATGGGAGGCCTGCCCTTGCATATTGCTGCGCAAACGGGCAGAGCAGACCTTGTTCGGCTGCTACTTTCGTACGGCGCCGATGTGAACGCGAGGAATGGCCAGCATGCTACGCCGCTCCATCTAGCCTGCGCCAACGGCCAGTTGGGCGCCGTGGAGCTTCTTCTGAACCGCGGCGCTGATGCCAACGCTGCCACCTTATTTCGCGAAACTCCCTTGCATCAGTGTATGCGTTTTGGCTCTCTCCcccttcttgagcttctgctcACTGCTGGAGCCAATACCAGTGCTCGCGATGAAACCGGGGTCTCACCGTTGCACATTGGCATCAGCCTCAGGAAGCCTCTGGAGATGATTGTGCGACTCATCCAAGCGGGCGCCGATATCAACGCACTCGACCTGCATTCCCGAACATCGTTATTTCTGGCCGCTAAGTACGGAAATGCCCGACTGGTGCAAGCCCTAGTTGATGCAGGAGTCGACATGGCGATTGACGAACGAGCAGGTTCGACAGGGCC GGAGCTCATTCGTCAAGGAGCTGATCCAAACCGCGTCAACCATCCGGGAAAGTCAGCAGCCTATGGGGCAATCGCCTACAATCGCACCGAGGCCCTCAAGTTTCTCCTTGAATCTGGAGCCGATGTGTCCCGCCTGAGGCAAGATGGCATCTCGCTTCTGCATGACGCCGCCACACACAGCGCCATGCCCAGACTGATTACGTGCCTCCTGGACTACGGAGCAGACCCCCTGGCTATTACGTCTGACGGTAAGACTGCGCTGCACTATGCCGCGACTAACGACAGGTATAAGTCAATCCCACCGCTTTTGGAGGCGGGAACGCCGATCGAGGCGAGAGACAATCATGGCGACACCGCACTTCTTATTGCTGCCCGCAGCAGTTGTGAGGGTACCCGTGAGCTGCTCAAACGAGGTGCCAATGTGAATGCATGTGACCGACGCGGGAGGACACCGCTACACCATTGTTCTTCCCACACAGATTCAGAGATATGCACCATGCTGAAAGACGCTGGTGCAGATATCACCGCAAAGGATACATTGGGGCAGACGCCGTTACACTCAGCTGCCGCTGCAGCGAACTCCGTCGTCTGCGATCGACTCCTCGCAGCATATACCGCCGGGGGCCTAGATTATATGGTACGGGACGCAGTCGGCCGTACAGTGCTGGAAATCGCGGCCATTACAGGAGAAACCCGTATTATCGAGAACCTCATCCACCGGAAAGTCGATGTCAACATCGGTTTTCACACAGACCACGGGAAGCATCGCGGAGTCCCGGCCCTTCACGATGCAATCCTCAGCTGCAAATCCGAAGCTGTGGCTTGTCTCGCGCGGGGAGGCGCAGAATACCACTGCTTGGATGTATTCGGCCGCAGCGCAATTGACTGGGCGTCGATTGATCACTCCGGCGACCTACTTCGTGAACTCCGCCGACATAGACTGGTGACATCCCTGACGTCGGCAGAGGAGCAGATCGCCGTCCTGAAATCCAGTGTCGTCGGCCTTGCCACGCGTATCTTGGAAGGCGACCGATCAAACGTCTACACTCTCGCCAAATGCCTCCAGTACCTCGACGACAAGCAGGCCACCGGCGCAATATACGCCGAAGTCGATGCCTACTGCGACGTATGTGACAAGCTGATCCCAAAGTCCGACATACGCTTCATCTGCGAGGAGTGTCCGGTTATAG